In Polyangiaceae bacterium, the genomic window TTACCTCGGGATCCTCGACAACGAGCCGGTGTCCATCGCCCCGGACGGCGACCAGTACCTCTGCTACGGAGCCGAAGTTCCGTTCCGCGCCGAGCACGTCATCGACGTGATCGAGGCGCCGGCGGACTACGTGGAGTGGCAGCTGGGGCAAGAGCCGGAGAAGAGCTGGCCCAGGGATCCAACCCTGCACTAGTGATGCAACATCAGCTCCGCGAGTTTCGACTTGACCTCGTTGATGCGCGGGCTGGTGGGGAACCGGCGCACGAACGACCGGAGCGTGTTCTTGGCGTCGTTCCAGGCCTGGATGTCGATCTGGCAGTTGGCGAGCAAGAGCGTCGCTTCATCCATGACCTCCTTGTCCACGGAGACCTCGGAGATCTGCAGCAAGATGGGGATGGCCTCGCGTTGGCGCGACAGCGAGCGCAGCGCGTGCGCCAGCTGGAGCTTCGCCTGGGGGCTGTGGGCGGCGTCGGGCTTGTGCTGAAGTGACTCCTTCAGCGCCTGAGTCGCCTCGTGCCAGCGCCCGGTTCGCACGTGGTCCAGGCCGGTCTGATAGGCGATCAGCGAGAGCTCGTTGCGCGCGCGCTCGACCGCGGCCTCGAACACGGCGCGCTCGGTCGAGGTGAGCGGCAGCTTCGCCACTTCGTCGAACCGCTCGACGATTTCGCGGCGCTTGTTGTTGACCACCAGGTCGTAGAACTCGCTGGCCGCGCGGCCGCCCTTCTGCCCCGACTCCTCGCGGGCCTGCACCGCCTTCAGCTCCTTCTCGAGCTGTTCGATGCGCTCGCGCGAGCCCTTGGTCTCGGCGCGCACAGCGTCGAGGCGGGCATCCCAAGCGAGCTTCAGCCCGATGAACAGCACGATGATCGTGACCACGTAGGCCGTCGAGCTGTTGACCCAGATGCGGCGCTCGAGCCCCTGCTGGCGCTTGGCGATGCTCTTCAGATCCGCCGCCAGGGCGTTCACGAGGTTGTTCGTCTTGATGGTGAGCGAGCGGCTCTCCACGATCTCTCGCTTGATCTCCTCGAGCTCGTACTCGTCCATCCCGACCGGGACGGAAGTATCGCCTAAACAGGGCCCGGGCAAGCTCGGCCCGGCCCATCGAGCGGTTGCCCGCGCCCGACCGGCGCGGCGCCGCACGTGCCTCAAGCGGCGTACCCAGCGGAAAACACCTCGATTCGCGCGGTCGGCGCCGTTCCGCCTTGAATGGCGGGCCAGGTCCCGCTAGAGCCGTGCCCCCGCGCAGCCCGAGACCGGCGCGCGCGACCGGAGCAGCATGGACACCAGCGACATCCGCAAAGGCCTGAAGTTGATGATGGACGGTCAGCCGTACATCGTCGTCGATTTCCAGTTCGTGAAGCCGGGCAAGGGGCAGGCGTTCACCCGGACGAAGATGAAGAACATGCTCACCGGCGGCACGATCGAGAAGAACATCCGCTCCAGCGAGAAGCTCGAGGCGGCGGACGTCGAGGATCGTACGGTGCAGTTCATCTACCCCGACGGGGACATGTACTACTTCATGAACCCGAACAGCGGCGAGCAGATCGCCGTCCACAAGGACGCGGTCGGCGACGCCGCGAACTCTTGATCGACGGCGTCGAAGTCCAGGTCACCATCTACAAGGGCAACCCGGTCAGCGTGGCGCTGCCGCCGCACATCGTGGTGCAGGTCACCGAGACGGAGCCCGGCGCCAAGGGCGACACCGCCACCAACGTGACCAAGCCCGCCAAGATCTCCACTGGCGCCACCATCCCGGTGCCGCTGTTCATCACCGAAGGCGAGTGGATCAAGGTGGACACGCGGAACGCCAGCTATCTGGAGCGCTCCAAGGCCCCGTCCAAGGGCTGAAGTCGCCGCCGCGTCAGCGGCGCAAGAGCACCACCTCTGCTCCCGACACGCACGCGACGGCCTTGGCGCCGTCGGCGACGGTGCACTCGGACCAGGCTCCCGCGTCCTTGACGCGCCAGAGCTCGGGTTTGTCGCCGCCCTCGACCAGCAGGCCGAGGGACGTCGGGACGACCAGGTGACGTCCGTCCGGCGAGCGCGGCGTGCCGAGCAGGCGCGGCCGGAGCACCGCCTCCGCGCGGCTGATGCGCGGGCCGAAGCTCTCGCCGGCCACGAGCAGCGAGAGCCTGTCGTCCTTCTCACCGAGCGCGATGATGCTGGCCTCGGGTGCCTTGCCGCCCGAGCACGCGCCGGGGCGCGGCGAGAGCAGCGACGATGGCAGCGCCGGCACTGCTGCGCCCCGGCCGGAGGCGACGTTCAGGTAGACGTCCGAGCGATCGCACGGGAAGACCACGTTCTCCAGGCGCTGGCCGCCGCGAGTCTCGATGGCGAGGGGCCAAGCGCCGAGGTCGGCGTCGGGCTCCACGGGCTCGGCAGTCCCGCTCGCCGATGCGTGACAGGCCGCCGCTGGTCTGAACCAGGAGCGCGCCGGAGCTCTCGAATGCCAACGGGCTGAGGGCGCGGTGCGTTGCCGCGCGGCAGCGGCGAGACCGCCAGCTTGGTCACCTTCGGTTCGACGCTGGTCGTGTCGGCCGAGACGCTCTTGACGAGCTCGGCTCGCCGCTTGTCCGGCACCCGGCCGAAGTACCAGCCGTCGCGATCGAGCGCAGCGAGCGCGCGCTCGACGTCCTTCTCGGTGAGGGCGGCTTGCACCTCGGCGACGAGCAGTCGCTCGACCACGGTACCGAGCGGCTCGCAGCGCAACATGCTGCCGTCGGCTTCGAACAGGCGGGACGCGGCGCCCTCCGCGCAGAGCGTCCCGAGCAGCCGCCGGAGCTGGGCCACGCCGCGGGGCACGCTCGCGGCGGTCTGCTTGCGCTTCGAGCGCCCCAGCTCCGCTGCGGCGAGGGCGCCGAGGGAGGCCGCGGGCTCGGTCGCGTCGCGCGACAGACCGGCTGCGCGATCGATCCACACGACCTGGGCGCTCACGCTCTTGTCCTCCTTGTCCGTTGGACAGCCCTGGGCCACCAGCGCCGGGTCGGTCCTGCACGGTGGCTTCTGGGTCACGACCAGGCGCACGTCGTCCCGGCCGTCCCCGTCCCGGTCGGTGGAGTCCACGTCGAGGGCGAAGGGCTCGGTCGAGAACGCGGCGGCGACGCGCAGCGTGAGCACGTGCGGGCGATCGGACAGCGGCGCGACGACCGATACGCTCCGGGTGGGCGCCGCGCGAGCAACGTCGTCGTGCAGCTCGCCGAGACGTCCAGCGTCACGCTCTTCGGCCCAGTCTGGAGCAGCGCCGCGGTGTGCTTGCAGGCAGGCCCCGTCGGAACGAAGCCCGGGAGCTCGAGCAGCTTCCGCGGCGCGCCGGCGCTCGGGAAGAGCCAGAGCTCACCCGCCGGCGCCGGCGGCGTCGCGGCGGCTGGCAGCGTCCAGACCACGCTCTCCCGGGTTCCGTCTCCGTCGAAGTCGGCGGCGATACCGCGCTCGAACACCCGCCCGGCGGGCGCCGCGAGCTCGCGCCCGTCCAGCGACCAGCGCGTGGCCCGGTCCGGCGCCGGCGAGGCAACGCGCACCACGAACTTCGGGCGCGGGAGTCCCGCGTCCGGCTCGTCCGGCCCGGCGTCTGCCTCGGCGACCGCGCTCGGCAGGCCGCTCGCCACCCGAAGGGGTATAGGGCTTGTCCTTGCCGCAGCCGTCGCAGCCTGCCGCGAGCGGGAGGGCGATCAGGGCCCCCAGCACCAGAGGGCTAGCGCCCGATGAACTTCGCGGCACGTCGCTCCACGAACGCCTGAGTGCCTTCGCGCATGTCCGCGGTGTCGAAGAGCGAGGCAAACGCCGTGGCCTCGAGCTCGTTGGCCACGCCCAGATCCGCGTCGAACCCTCGCGCCATGACGCGCTTGGAGTAGGCGATGGCGACCGGCGCCTTGCCGGCGATCTTCGCGGCGACCGCCCGCACCTTGGTCAGGAGCTCCGCGTGTGGGACGACCTCGTTGACCAGACCCAAGGCGAGGGCGCGATCCGCTGGGACCGGATCGCCGGTGTAGATGAGCTCCCGGGCCCGGGCGAGCCCGACGCGCCGCGCCAGCCGCTGCGTGCCGCCGAAGCCCGGCATCAGACCCAGGTTCACCTCCGGCTGCCCGAAGCGCGCCTTCTCGGAGGCGTAGATGAAGTCGCAGCACAGCGCCAGCTCGCAGCCGCCGCCGAGGGCGAAGCCGTTGACGGCCGCGATCACCGGGAACGCCGCCGACTCGATCACCAGGCCCAAGCGGTGCCCGGCGTCGCTGAACGCCTTGGCCTGCGCGGCGTTCATCGCGCTCATCTCGGCGATGTCCGCGCCCGCGACGAAGGACTTGTCGCCCGCGCCGGTCAAGATCGCGACCCGCGTCGGGGCTCGCTCTCCGAGAGGCTCACGAAGGCGGCCGTCAGCTCGACCAGGACCTTGCCGTTCAGCGCATTCAGCTTGTCGGGGCGGTTGACGGTGACGACGGCGATGCCGTCCGCATGCTCGACCGTGATCGTTTCGTAGCTCGCCATGGCTCACCTCTCGAAGGCGCGACCGACCTTCTGTCCCTTGTCGTCGTACACGTAGAAGCCGCGGCCGACTTTCCTGCCGTACCAGCCGGCTGCGACCAGGTTCCTGAGCAGCGTCGCGGGGCGGTACTTGTCGTCGCCGAACTCGCGGTGCAAGACCTCCGCGATGAACAGCAGGGTGTCGAGGCCGATCAGGTCGGCGAGCTCGAGCGGGCCCATCGGGTGGTTCAGCCCGAGCTTCGCTCCCTGGTCGATGTCCTCGGGAGTGCCCAGACCCTCCTGCAACGCGAAGCAGGCCTCGTTCAAGAACGGCACGAGCATGCGGTTCACCACGAAGCCGGGCTGGTCTTTGCTGGTGATCACCGTCTTGCCCAGGTTCTCGCTGAGCTCCTTGATCGCGGCGTAGGTGTCCTCGCTGGTCTGCACGCCGCGCACCAGCTCCACCAGCTTCATCAGCGGGACCGGGTTCATGAAGTGCATGCCGATCACGCGGTCCGGGCGCCCCGTCTGTCCCGCCAGGCGCGTGATGCTGATGCTCGAGGTGTTCGAGGCCAAGATCGCGTCGGATCGCATCTTGGCGTCGGCCGCCTTGAACAGCGCGATCTTCACGTCCAGGTTCTCGGTGGCCGCCTCGACCACGACGTCCGCCGTCTCCAGGCCTTCGCCCGTCGCGTGCGGGGTAATGCGGCCGAGCAAGGCTTCGACCTCGTCTGGTTTCGCTTTGCCCTTCTCGACCTGCTTGGCGAGGATCTTCGCGATCTTGTCCTTGCCCTTCTTCGCGAGCTCGACGGAAGCGTCGCTCAGGATCACGCCGTAGCCTTTGGTGGCGGCCACCTGCGCGATGCCCCCGCCCATTTGCCCTGCGCCGATGACGGCGACGGTCTTGATGTCACTGGACTTCATGCTCGCCCCGCTACCGCTTCGTTCCCGGGCATGCAAGCCTTGGCGCACCATGCTCCGCCGTCTCGCCGCCGTCGGGCTCTTCGCGTTCAGCGTGGGCTGCGCCGCGAGCGACGCGAGCAACCGCCAGCGCGCCCGCATGTTGGTGCACAAAGGCCGCGAAAAGGAGGCCATCGCGCTCTTGCGCGAGCACATCGCGGGCCACCCGGGCGCGATCGACGAGCGCAAGCTCTTGATCCGCATCATCGCGCTGACCGGCGATCTGGGCGCCGCGGAGCGCGAGGCGACTGCGCTGGCGGCCGCGCTCGGACCGGGCGACCCCACGCCATGGATCGAAATGGGGTACGCGCTCGAGCTCGCGCACGCTACGAGGACGCGCTCGCCATGTACGACCGCGCCGCGGAAGTCGCGCCACGCAGCCCGGCGGGGGCCCGGGCCGGGGGGCTGCGCGCGGCGGAGGTGGGGCGAGGCGGAGCTGGCGGAGCCACGGCTGGCGGAGGCCGTGCGACGCGACCGACGAGACGCCAGGGCCTGGCACGCTCTGGGGCTGGTTCGGCTCAAGCTGAGGGACTTCGCAGGCGCCAAGGCGGCGTACTCCGGGGGGCTCGCCGCGGCCCCGAGCTCCCTCGACAACCGCTTGGGCCTGGCCACCGTCGCCGTCGCGGAAGGGGATGCGGCGACGGCGCTCGAGCACTACGACGCGCTCGCCCGGGAGCGCCCCAAGCTCGGGGACCTCCAGCTCGGCCGGGCGTGGGCGTTGCTCGAGCTCCGCCGGCTCGACGAGGCCGAAGCCGCGCTGGCGCGGGCGGAGAGCCTCGGCGGCAGCCCGGGCGCGATCCGCGCCCAACGGCGCCTCCTGGTCAAGCTCAAAGCAGCCGCGGAACCGCAAAGGATTCGCTGATTTAGAGGGCTTGTCACCCCCGCAGGGAGCCTAGTCTGCCCGAGGCCCCACGCGCGCTCAGGCGTGGCGGCGCGCGCTCCTCCGGGAGCGCATCTGGGACAGCGACTTCCATACGGGCAGAGCATGCACGCAGAGACCATCCGGACCGCCCTCGGCCAGCTCCAAGACGACCCCGACCTCGCTCCGGCGTGGAGGCGCTGACCACCGCGGTCGAAGCGCCCGACCGGGACCTACCCTCGACCGAGCTCCTGCGCTTGCTCGAGCACGCGCGGACGCGCCATGCCGACCGGGGCGAGTGGGAGGCGGTGCTGCGCTTGCTCGACGTCGCCATCCCGGCGGCCAAGGGCAGCGACGCCGAGCCCGTGCTGCTCAAGGAGCGCATCCGGGTCCAGCGCGACGAGCTGTTCGACGAGGACGCCGCGCTACGCGCCGCGCGCCGCTACCTGGAGCTCGTCCCGGACGAGTCCGCCGTGATCGAGGCCATCGAGGAGAGCGAGGGCAAGCGAGGTCGCTGGAAGGATCTGGTGGCGACCTACACGAGCGAGTCGGAGCAGGCGCCGGACGACGTCTACAAGAGCTCGATGCTGATGCGCGCGGCGGAGATGGAGTTCCGTTTCGGCAGCGCGGATGCCGACTCGAAGTCCATCGCCGAGCGCCTGGAGCAGTCGGTGCGGC contains:
- a CDS encoding tetratricopeptide repeat protein, whose translation is MLRRLAAVGLFAFSVGCAASDASNRQRARMLVHKGREKEAIALLREHIAGHPGAIDERKLLIRIIALTGDLGAAEREATALAAALGPGDPTPWIEMGYALELAHATRTRSPCTTAPRKSRHAARRGPGPGGCARRRWGEAELAEPRLAEAVRRDRRDARAWHALGLVRLKLRDFAGAKAAYSGGLAAAPSSLDNRLGLATVAVAEGDAATALEHYDALARERPKLGDLQLGRAWALLELRRLDEAEAALARAESLGGSPGAIRAQRRLLVKLKAAAEPQRIR
- a CDS encoding 3-hydroxybutyryl-CoA dehydrogenase (converts (S)-3-hydroxybutanoyl-CoA to 3-acetoacetyl-CoA); the encoded protein is MKSSDIKTVAVIGAGQMGGGIAQVAATKGYGVILSDASVELAKKGKDKIAKILAKQVEKGKAKPDEVEALLGRITPHATGEGLETADVVVEAATENLDVKIALFKAADAKMRSDAILASNTSSISITRLAGQTGRPDRVIGMHFMNPVPLMKLVELVRGVQTSEDTYAAIKELSENLGKTVITSKDQPGFVVNRMLVPFLNEACFALQEGLGTPEDIDQGAKLGLNHPMGPLELADLIGLDTLLFIAEVLHREFGDDKYRPATLLRNLVAAGWYGRKVGRGFYVYDDKGQKVGRAFER